In Bythopirellula goksoeyrii, a single window of DNA contains:
- a CDS encoding CehA/McbA family metallohydrolase domain-containing protein: protein MIRNVPQTFTPILLVLMIASSLHGARYDGMLTVNAADEKTGQAIPVRMELRNSHGKPVRVRPKGAIALDGYLVFDGSVTLELKKGNYQFFIEAGPEYQTRQGHFTIERHAEDSTEVLLTRRVNMQNEGWWAADLEVSQALNDMPLLMRAAGVDFVPVTVATNLRGKCSEMKLRAGESISDLSPPFFGPWAAIDYRRGGGLQLIASESPFPVCDKDADESSLTVSQSASDHGDKVIALSPFAWDLPIWIASGKLDAVQLIHRHSLLDNVIDNEDWGYPRNRKLYPGAMGNGRWSEAIYHHLLNCGLRIPPVAGSGSGTNGNPVGTNRVYAYCEGDFSREAFFDSLRAGQVMVTNGPLLRTKVEGNLPGHVFMLDSGQSREFQIALSLTFYEKAAVEYLEILKNGEVVHQIRLRDLAKNQGRLPPLKFDSSGWFAVRAMTGNTKNYQFATTGPYFVQTDYQPRVSRRSVQFFLDWLEAAEQEFAEKEAVIVEIAEARRFWTDLFDNANAD from the coding sequence ATGATACGCAACGTCCCTCAAACCTTCACGCCAATTCTGCTGGTGCTGATGATAGCCAGTAGTCTACATGGTGCGAGATACGATGGCATGCTGACTGTGAATGCAGCCGACGAGAAGACAGGTCAGGCGATTCCCGTGCGGATGGAGCTCCGCAACTCGCATGGCAAACCTGTGAGAGTGCGACCAAAAGGCGCGATTGCACTCGATGGCTACCTCGTTTTTGATGGCTCGGTTACCCTGGAATTGAAGAAGGGAAATTATCAATTCTTTATCGAAGCAGGCCCGGAGTACCAAACCCGCCAGGGGCATTTTACGATCGAGCGCCACGCCGAGGACTCGACCGAAGTGCTACTCACTCGCCGCGTAAATATGCAGAACGAAGGGTGGTGGGCTGCAGATCTTGAAGTTTCGCAGGCTCTCAACGACATGCCCCTACTGATGCGAGCAGCGGGAGTCGACTTTGTGCCTGTGACGGTTGCTACCAATCTTCGCGGCAAGTGCAGTGAGATGAAATTGCGCGCCGGTGAATCCATCTCAGACCTATCCCCACCCTTCTTTGGCCCTTGGGCGGCGATTGACTATCGCCGCGGAGGCGGATTGCAATTGATCGCCAGCGAGAGCCCTTTTCCGGTTTGTGACAAGGACGCCGACGAATCCTCTCTCACCGTATCGCAGTCGGCCAGCGACCACGGTGACAAAGTGATCGCCTTAAGCCCCTTTGCTTGGGATCTGCCTATTTGGATAGCCTCTGGGAAACTCGATGCAGTGCAATTGATCCATAGGCATTCACTTCTCGACAATGTGATCGACAATGAAGATTGGGGATACCCCAGGAATAGGAAGCTGTACCCTGGTGCCATGGGCAATGGCCGCTGGAGCGAAGCGATCTACCATCACCTGCTCAATTGTGGCCTGCGGATTCCACCCGTTGCCGGTAGCGGCTCAGGAACGAACGGTAATCCGGTTGGCACGAACCGAGTCTATGCCTACTGTGAAGGAGACTTCTCCCGCGAGGCCTTTTTCGACTCCCTGCGCGCCGGGCAGGTGATGGTGACGAATGGGCCACTCCTGCGAACGAAGGTAGAGGGAAATCTTCCTGGCCATGTGTTTATGTTAGATTCTGGCCAGTCGCGAGAATTTCAGATTGCTCTGAGTCTTACTTTCTACGAGAAAGCCGCCGTTGAGTATTTGGAAATCCTCAAGAATGGAGAGGTAGTCCATCAAATTCGATTGCGGGATCTTGCAAAGAATCAAGGGCGATTGCCTCCGCTGAAATTCGATTCGAGTGGCTGGTTTGCAGTGCGAGCCATGACTGGCAATACCAAGAACTACCAATTTGCTACGACGGGCCCGTACTTCGTTCAAACAGACTATCAGCCTCGAGTGAGTCGACGCAGTGTGCAGTTCTTCCTCGATTGGCTCGAAGCTGCTGAACAAGAGTTTGCTGAAAAAGAAGCGGTGATCGTTGAAATCGCTGAAGCACGACGCTTCTGGACAGATTTGTTCGACAATGCCAACGCCGACTAG
- the ppk1 gene encoding polyphosphate kinase 1, protein MTTPVHTFQPEHFINRELSWLEFNARVLEEAQDSSNPLMERAKFLAIFSSNLDEFFMVRVAGLREQAFGGVAPQDVSADGLTPMAQLQRITERTRQLVVDQYACLNDAILPELAKNDVHILAEKDLDKSQRKTINEFFRQRAFPVLTPMAIDPSHPSPRFHNRGLYLVALLQRSKGVGPADLFAVVQLPTVLPRFVDIGEPGENKYIMLEDLLAAKLPELFGGYEIAHHATFRMTRDMDIDVLEQEADDMLRAIEMRLRVRQQSEAVRLEVQAGMGEDLLEMLVNEESLHVRDEVDGRVYSDVYHIQGMLDMTCMWDLIRLIEKNDLRDPPLIPRQPVRLRRGESMLSEIAQHDILLHHPFDSFDPVVRFVEEAAEDTDVLAIKQTLYRTSGDSPIVRALIKAAENGKQVTALVELKARFDEANNIIWARQMERAGVHVVYGFMDLKTHCKLAMVVRQEGKKVRRYVHLSTGNYNPTTARLYTDLGLFTSDKAFAEDASALFNFLTGYSQGHEWQKLILAPRDMHQRTIELINEQAQRARAGKKSRIFAKLNSLVDRETIEALYQASQAGVPIELVIRGICCLRPGLPGISESIEVRSIVDRFLEHSRILVFGEGNKMQVFLSSADWMPRNFDRRVEVMFPVEDSELRKRICEDIVPTYLRDNMRARILKADGTYVRATVSEGNQQHRSQNELLNGLPNFIENPVVATSETFNGLAEENPKEQPQKTS, encoded by the coding sequence ATGACCACACCTGTTCATACGTTTCAACCCGAACATTTTATCAACCGCGAGTTGAGCTGGCTGGAATTCAACGCGCGTGTTCTTGAAGAAGCCCAAGACTCTTCGAATCCACTCATGGAACGCGCCAAGTTTCTGGCCATCTTCAGCTCGAATCTTGATGAGTTCTTCATGGTTCGAGTGGCGGGGTTACGAGAACAAGCTTTTGGTGGGGTCGCACCTCAAGATGTCTCGGCCGATGGCCTAACACCCATGGCTCAGTTACAGCGTATCACCGAGCGTACTCGCCAATTGGTAGTCGATCAGTATGCTTGTCTTAATGACGCGATTCTGCCAGAACTTGCCAAGAATGACGTGCACATTCTTGCTGAGAAAGATTTGGATAAATCTCAGCGCAAAACAATCAACGAATTCTTTCGACAACGTGCGTTTCCAGTGCTCACTCCAATGGCGATCGATCCGAGCCATCCCAGTCCACGGTTTCACAATCGAGGACTCTACCTGGTTGCCCTCTTGCAAAGGTCAAAAGGAGTTGGACCCGCCGATTTATTTGCTGTCGTCCAGCTGCCTACTGTTCTGCCACGTTTCGTGGACATAGGGGAACCTGGCGAGAATAAATACATCATGCTAGAGGACTTGCTGGCTGCCAAACTTCCGGAACTCTTTGGCGGCTATGAGATTGCTCATCACGCAACTTTCCGTATGACGCGGGACATGGACATCGACGTGCTTGAGCAAGAAGCTGATGACATGCTCCGCGCGATCGAAATGAGGCTTCGTGTACGACAACAATCCGAAGCTGTTCGGCTCGAAGTCCAAGCCGGAATGGGAGAGGATCTCTTGGAGATGCTCGTCAATGAAGAAAGCCTGCACGTCCGAGACGAAGTGGATGGTCGCGTCTACTCTGATGTCTATCACATCCAGGGCATGCTCGACATGACCTGCATGTGGGATCTGATCCGTCTGATAGAAAAGAACGATCTGCGGGATCCCCCCCTCATTCCTCGCCAGCCGGTGAGACTACGCCGTGGCGAGAGTATGCTCTCCGAAATCGCCCAGCATGACATTCTGTTGCACCACCCATTCGACTCCTTCGATCCAGTGGTCCGATTTGTGGAGGAGGCTGCCGAGGACACTGATGTTCTGGCGATCAAACAGACTCTCTATCGCACCAGCGGTGACAGCCCGATCGTTCGAGCCCTGATCAAAGCCGCCGAAAACGGGAAGCAAGTTACTGCATTGGTTGAACTCAAAGCAAGATTTGACGAAGCCAACAACATTATTTGGGCGCGGCAAATGGAACGGGCTGGGGTGCATGTCGTTTACGGCTTCATGGATCTCAAGACTCATTGCAAGCTGGCGATGGTTGTGCGACAAGAGGGCAAGAAGGTCCGACGTTACGTCCATCTCAGCACAGGCAACTACAATCCAACCACAGCCCGACTCTATACTGACTTAGGATTATTTACTTCGGACAAAGCGTTTGCCGAAGACGCTTCCGCTCTATTCAATTTCCTCACAGGCTACTCTCAAGGTCACGAATGGCAGAAACTTATTTTGGCCCCACGAGATATGCATCAGCGCACGATTGAACTAATCAATGAGCAGGCACAGCGAGCCCGAGCTGGCAAGAAGTCTAGAATCTTTGCTAAGCTCAATTCGCTCGTTGATCGGGAAACTATCGAAGCACTTTATCAAGCAAGCCAGGCGGGAGTGCCGATCGAGCTCGTAATTCGTGGCATCTGTTGTTTGCGACCCGGTCTGCCGGGTATTTCGGAAAGCATCGAGGTCCGTAGTATTGTCGATCGTTTCTTGGAACACAGCCGGATTTTGGTGTTTGGTGAAGGCAACAAAATGCAGGTATTCCTCAGCAGCGCCGACTGGATGCCGCGAAACTTTGATCGTCGAGTTGAAGTTATGTTTCCCGTTGAAGATTCTGAATTGCGCAAACGAATCTGCGAGGATATTGTCCCAACCTATCTGCGCGACAACATGAGAGCACGAATTCTTAAGGCAGATGGAACGTATGTGCGTGCGACAGTCTCTGAGGGAAACCAGCAGCATCGATCACAGAACGAGCTACTCAATGGATTGCCGAACTTCATTGAGAATCCTGTCGTAGCGACAAGTGAGACCTTCAATGGACTGGCGGAAGAGAATCCCAAAGAACAACCTCAGAAAACAAGCTAG
- the ftsH gene encoding ATP-dependent zinc metalloprotease FtsH: MNDQDEDRPKKPAQPRRSMHWFTLSLLAIATVLLLFSAWKTDTTISYSQLIDEIEAGNVKSIKIAKNKVVGIFREGVVPEPTDPKTPADAKQEPITKFQAILPEQVGESWLAELQKKKVEVSAEDPTTYDDVFFLLSLMGMGLLVVFAWNMMRRTREQMMGGGMLGGVIKSPARRYEASDRKVTFNDVAGLTGVKKDLEEIVLYLKDAPRFQRLGAQVPKGVLLMGPPGTGKTLLARAVAGEAGVPFFSINGSEFIQMFVGVGAGRVRDMFKTAQENSPAILFIDEIDAVGRQRGAGLGGGHDEREQTLNQILSEMDGFSPTSTVIVLAATNRPDVLDPALLRPGRFDRHVTVDRPTVKGREELFELHSKKVPLTEDVDFEKLARATSGLTGADIRNLVNEAALWAIRHDKDKVEPEDFEYARDKILMGAAREEILTADEKKLVAYHEAGHALVAWMVPDCEPVHKVTIIPRGRSLGVTQLVPEEDRYNTSQSQMIATLTMALAGRAAEKIQFDEFSAGAESDLNRATDLARRMVTRWGMSERLGPVAYSNGEEQPFLGREMAHEHRTFSERTAQIIDEEVAKILHSADDRANRMLTENASKLEALSMALLEREMLDTEEIAEILGPSARNTRRTANHMPV; this comes from the coding sequence ATGAACGACCAAGACGAAGATCGCCCTAAGAAACCTGCACAGCCACGCAGATCCATGCACTGGTTTACGTTGTCGCTGCTGGCGATCGCTACCGTGTTGCTTTTGTTCTCCGCTTGGAAGACTGATACAACGATTTCGTATAGTCAACTGATCGATGAAATCGAGGCCGGCAATGTCAAAAGTATTAAGATTGCCAAGAACAAAGTGGTGGGTATATTTCGTGAGGGAGTCGTTCCAGAGCCTACCGACCCAAAGACTCCTGCCGACGCTAAGCAAGAGCCGATAACCAAATTCCAGGCGATCTTACCTGAGCAGGTAGGAGAGAGTTGGCTCGCCGAGTTGCAGAAGAAAAAAGTGGAGGTATCGGCCGAGGATCCCACGACCTACGACGATGTCTTTTTTCTGCTTTCGCTCATGGGAATGGGTCTCTTAGTGGTGTTTGCCTGGAACATGATGCGCCGCACTAGAGAACAAATGATGGGCGGAGGAATGCTCGGCGGAGTCATTAAGAGCCCTGCTCGGCGCTATGAAGCAAGCGATCGCAAAGTGACCTTCAATGACGTCGCAGGGCTCACGGGAGTCAAGAAGGATCTCGAAGAGATCGTTCTCTACCTTAAAGATGCTCCCAGATTTCAGCGCCTAGGAGCCCAAGTCCCCAAGGGCGTACTCTTGATGGGTCCCCCGGGAACAGGAAAAACCTTGCTGGCTCGGGCTGTTGCCGGTGAGGCAGGCGTCCCGTTTTTTTCGATCAATGGTTCTGAGTTTATTCAAATGTTTGTGGGAGTGGGTGCTGGACGCGTCCGTGACATGTTCAAAACGGCGCAAGAAAATTCGCCCGCAATTCTATTCATCGACGAAATCGATGCAGTCGGTCGCCAAAGAGGGGCCGGGTTGGGAGGGGGTCATGATGAACGAGAGCAAACGCTCAATCAGATACTTAGTGAGATGGATGGTTTTAGTCCGACTTCAACGGTAATCGTGTTGGCCGCGACAAACCGTCCTGACGTTCTTGACCCAGCGCTTTTGCGGCCCGGTCGATTTGATCGTCATGTGACAGTCGACAGGCCAACGGTCAAGGGTCGTGAAGAGTTGTTCGAATTGCATAGCAAAAAGGTCCCCCTGACAGAGGATGTCGACTTTGAAAAACTTGCGCGTGCAACTTCAGGACTTACTGGCGCCGACATTCGCAATCTGGTCAATGAAGCAGCTCTCTGGGCGATTCGTCACGACAAGGACAAAGTAGAACCAGAAGATTTTGAGTATGCTCGAGACAAAATCCTGATGGGTGCCGCACGTGAGGAGATTCTCACTGCGGACGAAAAGAAGCTTGTCGCCTACCACGAAGCAGGCCACGCACTCGTTGCTTGGATGGTGCCTGACTGTGAACCGGTCCACAAGGTGACGATAATCCCTCGTGGACGTTCGCTCGGAGTGACACAACTCGTTCCGGAGGAGGACCGCTATAACACAAGTCAAAGTCAGATGATTGCTACACTCACGATGGCCTTGGCTGGCCGGGCTGCGGAGAAAATTCAATTCGACGAATTCAGCGCCGGTGCCGAAAGTGATCTCAATAGGGCGACTGATCTAGCTCGGCGGATGGTGACGCGCTGGGGGATGAGCGAACGTCTGGGACCAGTCGCTTATAGCAATGGAGAGGAACAACCGTTTCTAGGACGAGAAATGGCTCATGAGCACCGAACATTCAGCGAACGAACGGCTCAAATCATCGACGAAGAAGTTGCAAAAATCCTCCATTCTGCCGATGACCGGGCGAACCGCATGTTGACGGAGAATGCAAGTAAACTGGAAGCACTTTCAATGGCGCTTCTCGAGCGAGAAATGCTCGATACTGAGGAGATAGCAGAGATTCTCGGACCTTCTGCTCGAAATACTCGCCGAACCGCAAATCACATGCCTGTTTGA
- a CDS encoding toxin-antitoxin system YwqK family antitoxin — translation MRISVYTLMFVVLCWPTVIAATSMAQEAKAEPVYLKELGEEPPPSVVTHRKAQGKYEDGQLRLEREEAIMSDDTVVSDGAYIEYYPDGQKFSEGQYKFGVITGEWSYWHPNGQLRRNIVFKNGKPDGKVEMFLADGTLEDVQSFKDGVRDGEWSSFYEDGKTPKAKFNFVDGKLEGSRTTYYPDGTVKQETNFVDGKLDGVVVEYDETGKKVAEATFEKGQRKSIERFD, via the coding sequence ATGCGCATATCTGTCTATACACTCATGTTTGTCGTACTCTGTTGGCCAACAGTGATTGCAGCAACCTCTATGGCACAGGAGGCGAAAGCAGAGCCCGTGTACCTCAAAGAACTAGGCGAGGAACCACCTCCATCGGTAGTCACACACAGAAAAGCTCAAGGGAAGTACGAGGACGGTCAGCTTCGCCTGGAGCGAGAGGAAGCGATCATGTCTGACGATACCGTGGTCAGTGACGGTGCCTACATTGAATACTATCCAGATGGCCAAAAGTTTAGCGAAGGACAATATAAGTTTGGAGTGATCACAGGGGAGTGGAGCTATTGGCATCCAAACGGTCAACTCCGTAGGAACATTGTTTTTAAGAATGGTAAACCAGATGGTAAGGTTGAGATGTTTCTTGCAGACGGAACTTTGGAAGACGTTCAAAGCTTCAAAGATGGCGTACGGGACGGGGAGTGGAGTAGCTTCTATGAAGATGGCAAGACGCCCAAAGCCAAATTCAATTTCGTGGATGGCAAGTTAGAAGGGTCGCGGACAACGTACTATCCTGATGGCACAGTTAAACAGGAAACTAATTTTGTGGATGGTAAGCTCGACGGAGTTGTAGTCGAGTACGATGAAACCGGTAAGAAAGTAGCTGAAGCCACCTTTGAGAAGGGGCAGCGTAAATCTATCGAGAGGTTTGATTGA
- a CDS encoding glucose-1-phosphate adenylyltransferase, translating to MRNTIAVVLGGGQGSRLMPLTKYRSKPAVPLAGKYRLIDIPLSNCLNSGLNRIYVLTQFLSVSLHRHIRGTYRFDNFSAGFVELLAAQQTMAEGTDWYQGTADAVRKNLRYLTQPGTKYVVILSGDQLYHMDFTEMLKTHRESGADITIAAKPVHSHEAGGLGIMRADDTGRVIRFAEKPKTEEELNSVRTSPAWIDAHGVSSMGRDCLASMGIYIFNADVLASALENTDHRDFGREVFPTSIGTRKVQLHLFDGYWEDIGTIRSFFEANLQLTLPNAPFELTDSEAVIYSRPRFLPPTRFDGATIESSLVADGCIIEPGTHIVNSVIGLRCKIGRNVTIRDSIIMGADFYESPGATRHTDEWPAMGIGDGTLIEKAIVDKNCRIGPGAQVVNPGDRPDCEVNEVCSLRDGILVVEKDACLPAEWHV from the coding sequence ATGCGAAATACGATCGCCGTTGTCTTAGGCGGAGGCCAGGGTTCACGATTGATGCCACTGACTAAATATCGCTCCAAGCCGGCAGTTCCGTTGGCAGGCAAGTATCGACTTATAGACATTCCACTCTCAAATTGTCTCAACAGCGGGTTGAATCGAATCTATGTGCTGACGCAGTTTCTCTCCGTGAGTTTGCATCGGCACATTCGTGGCACGTACCGATTCGACAACTTCAGCGCTGGATTTGTCGAGTTATTGGCCGCCCAGCAGACCATGGCTGAAGGGACCGACTGGTATCAGGGGACTGCGGATGCCGTACGAAAAAACCTACGCTATCTCACTCAACCTGGCACGAAGTATGTCGTCATCCTTTCCGGCGACCAACTCTATCACATGGACTTTACCGAGATGCTCAAGACCCATCGCGAGTCGGGCGCTGACATCACGATTGCCGCCAAGCCGGTCCATAGCCATGAGGCCGGTGGGTTAGGAATCATGCGAGCCGACGATACGGGCCGGGTAATTCGTTTTGCTGAAAAGCCGAAGACAGAAGAAGAATTGAACTCAGTGCGAACGTCGCCTGCTTGGATTGATGCCCATGGAGTGTCGAGTATGGGCCGCGACTGTTTGGCTAGTATGGGGATCTATATTTTCAATGCCGATGTCTTAGCCTCGGCATTGGAAAACACGGACCATCGCGACTTCGGCAGAGAAGTATTTCCAACTTCAATTGGCACTCGCAAGGTTCAGCTTCACCTTTTTGATGGCTATTGGGAAGATATTGGTACGATCCGATCTTTCTTTGAAGCGAATCTGCAGCTTACCCTCCCAAATGCTCCCTTTGAACTGACAGATTCCGAGGCAGTTATTTATTCTCGGCCTCGCTTCCTGCCACCTACTCGCTTCGACGGAGCTACGATCGAAAGCAGCCTGGTTGCGGATGGCTGTATCATTGAACCCGGTACGCATATTGTTAACAGTGTAATAGGGCTTCGCTGCAAGATCGGTCGCAACGTGACCATACGCGATTCCATCATCATGGGTGCCGACTTCTATGAATCACCGGGAGCAACCAGACACACGGATGAGTGGCCAGCCATGGGAATTGGAGATGGAACGCTCATTGAGAAAGCGATCGTGGATAAGAATTGTCGTATTGGTCCAGGGGCACAAGTCGTCAATCCAGGAGACCGGCCAGATTGTGAAGTGAACGAGGTTTGTTCGCTGAGGGATGGAATCCTGGTTGTCGAGAAAGATGCATGCCTTCCCGCGGAATGGCATGTTTAG
- the leuS gene encoding leucine--tRNA ligase — protein sequence MPRYNPATVEPKWQAYWDQNQTFASPQMPTGEKLYALDMFPYPSGDGLHVGHPEGYTATDIVCRAARMQGKSVLHPMGFDAFGLPAEEHAIKTGEHPRIQTEKNIDTFRRQLKMLGFSYDWSRELATTDVEYFRWTQWIFLQIYDTWFDEQQQKGRPIAELPIPTEVADAGEDAVREYRDEHRLAFQSFAPVNWCPALGTVLANEEVIDGKSERGSHPVERRPLRQWMLRITSYASRLESDLELVDWPESVKALQRNWIGRSTGAEVDFYLGSEANWSLKGPVQNFPRKPSDDVLRIYTTRPDTLFGATYMVIAPEHPFVERLTTADHATAVKKYCEQAAAKSDLDRTELAKEKTGVFTGSYAINPANGEQVPIWIADYVLISYGTGAIMAVPAHDERDFEFAEQYKIPIKCVVKPGDNVPQGDLERILAGEQVFTDQGTAINSDEFDGLSTAQLKRKITESLSTRGLAREAVNYKLRDWLFSRQRFWGEPFPILHELDDEGNPTGRIRAVDEANLPVDLPHLEDFKPHGRPEPPLDKAPDEWLYPVIDGVHYKRETNTMPQWAGSCWYYLRFLDPDNTKVAIDPEIEKAWMPIDLYVGGAEHAVLHLLYARFWHKVLFDRGVVSTAEPFQKLINQGMILGELEYRAVKCDGEWVSLASVPPHVLEGVESGTVLSAEEIVTATYRGQGKYLFDDKKWAILWLNESMVEKVDGRFVLKDDHSIQVHSCVFKMSKSRGNVINPDLVVKEYGADSLRLYEMFMGPLEATKPWSMEGVNGVFGFLCRVWRLIVDDRAESIELNSAVCDEEPNDEELRVLHKTIKAVTEDIAKLSFNTAIARMMEFTNYFTKNDRQPRAVLEPFVLLLAPFAPHIAEELWQALGHENTLAYEPWPSYDEGVLVESTVEIPVQVNGKLRGKITVPADANADMMEELARQDASILEYLDGKQIAKVIAVPGRMVSFVVKN from the coding sequence ATGCCACGATACAATCCGGCCACCGTCGAACCCAAGTGGCAAGCCTACTGGGATCAGAACCAGACTTTTGCCTCTCCCCAGATGCCCACGGGAGAAAAGCTGTATGCACTTGATATGTTCCCCTACCCAAGTGGCGACGGGCTGCATGTCGGCCATCCCGAAGGGTACACAGCTACCGACATCGTTTGCCGGGCCGCCCGCATGCAGGGAAAGAGTGTTTTGCACCCCATGGGGTTCGATGCCTTTGGGCTCCCGGCCGAAGAGCATGCGATCAAAACAGGGGAGCATCCGCGGATTCAGACCGAGAAAAATATCGACACATTCCGCCGGCAGTTGAAGATGCTTGGCTTCAGCTACGACTGGTCACGGGAACTGGCCACCACCGATGTTGAGTACTTCCGCTGGACTCAGTGGATCTTCTTGCAGATCTACGACACCTGGTTCGATGAGCAGCAACAGAAGGGTCGGCCCATTGCGGAGTTACCGATTCCCACGGAGGTGGCCGATGCGGGAGAGGATGCGGTACGTGAGTATCGCGACGAGCATCGCTTGGCGTTTCAAAGCTTTGCGCCGGTGAATTGGTGCCCAGCATTGGGGACGGTGCTAGCCAATGAAGAAGTAATCGATGGGAAGAGTGAGCGCGGAAGCCATCCCGTCGAGCGACGCCCCCTGCGGCAATGGATGCTGCGGATCACTTCTTATGCGAGCCGCTTGGAATCCGATTTGGAACTTGTGGATTGGCCCGAAAGCGTGAAGGCGTTGCAGCGGAATTGGATAGGTCGCAGCACAGGGGCGGAAGTAGACTTTTACCTGGGCTCTGAAGCAAACTGGTCGCTGAAGGGACCAGTCCAAAACTTTCCCAGGAAACCGTCAGATGATGTTCTGCGGATTTATACCACGCGACCTGACACGCTGTTTGGGGCAACCTACATGGTGATCGCTCCGGAACATCCATTTGTGGAGCGGCTAACCACCGCTGATCATGCTACCGCTGTGAAAAAGTACTGTGAACAAGCCGCCGCTAAGAGCGATCTGGATCGCACGGAACTGGCCAAGGAAAAGACGGGTGTCTTTACCGGCAGCTACGCGATCAACCCGGCCAATGGAGAACAGGTGCCAATATGGATCGCCGATTATGTTTTGATCAGCTATGGCACGGGGGCTATTATGGCAGTCCCTGCCCATGACGAGCGCGACTTTGAATTCGCTGAGCAATACAAGATCCCAATCAAGTGCGTCGTTAAGCCGGGAGACAACGTCCCCCAGGGCGATCTGGAAAGAATTCTCGCCGGCGAGCAAGTTTTCACGGACCAAGGTACGGCTATCAACTCCGATGAGTTCGATGGCCTCTCCACCGCTCAATTAAAGAGAAAGATCACTGAATCCCTCTCTACTCGCGGCCTGGCCCGTGAAGCCGTCAACTACAAACTCCGCGATTGGCTCTTCAGTCGTCAACGATTTTGGGGTGAACCATTTCCCATACTTCACGAACTCGACGACGAAGGCAATCCCACAGGTCGTATTCGTGCGGTGGACGAAGCCAATTTACCTGTGGATCTGCCGCATCTCGAAGACTTCAAACCGCACGGTCGCCCCGAGCCTCCTTTGGATAAGGCCCCCGATGAATGGCTTTACCCCGTCATCGATGGAGTGCACTACAAGCGAGAAACCAACACGATGCCCCAATGGGCGGGTAGCTGCTGGTACTATCTGCGGTTTCTGGATCCCGACAATACCAAGGTGGCAATCGATCCAGAGATCGAAAAGGCTTGGATGCCGATTGATCTTTACGTCGGCGGAGCAGAACATGCCGTGCTCCATTTGCTCTACGCACGGTTCTGGCACAAGGTGCTTTTTGACCGAGGTGTTGTCAGCACGGCCGAGCCTTTTCAGAAGTTGATCAACCAAGGAATGATTCTGGGTGAATTAGAGTACAGAGCGGTTAAATGCGATGGCGAATGGGTATCACTTGCTTCTGTCCCACCTCATGTCCTTGAAGGAGTTGAATCAGGCACCGTTCTATCTGCGGAAGAGATAGTCACAGCAACTTACAGGGGCCAAGGAAAATATTTATTTGATGATAAGAAATGGGCAATTCTTTGGTTAAATGAAAGCATGGTCGAAAAAGTCGATGGCCGATTTGTTCTCAAGGATGACCACTCAATTCAAGTGCATTCCTGTGTATTTAAGATGTCCAAGAGTCGAGGGAACGTCATCAACCCTGATCTTGTAGTTAAGGAATACGGTGCCGATTCGCTGCGGTTGTATGAGATGTTCATGGGTCCGCTGGAGGCTACCAAGCCTTGGAGCATGGAAGGGGTAAACGGTGTGTTTGGCTTTCTCTGCCGAGTATGGCGATTGATTGTGGATGATCGGGCAGAATCGATTGAGCTAAATTCTGCGGTTTGTGATGAGGAGCCCAATGACGAGGAACTAAGAGTACTCCACAAGACAATCAAAGCCGTTACCGAGGACATCGCTAAACTGTCTTTTAACACCGCCATCGCCCGCATGATGGAATTCACAAACTACTTCACTAAGAATGACCGCCAGCCCCGCGCCGTGTTGGAGCCCTTTGTTCTTCTATTGGCCCCTTTTGCCCCACACATAGCCGAAGAGTTGTGGCAGGCGCTGGGCCACGAGAATACACTGGCTTATGAACCCTGGCCGTCTTACGATGAAGGAGTGCTGGTTGAGTCCACAGTGGAAATCCCCGTGCAAGTAAACGGCAAACTACGTGGAAAGATCACCGTGCCTGCCGATGCGAATGCGGATATGATGGAAGAATTGGCCCGACAGGACGCGAGTATTTTAGAGTATCTCGATGGCAAGCAAATTGCCAAAGTGATTGCGGTGCCCGGGCGGATGGTTAGCTTTGTCGTGAAGAATTAG